In the genome of Chloroflexota bacterium, one region contains:
- a CDS encoding ABC transporter ATP-binding protein, which translates to MIEIENVTKIYQMGETEVRALDGVRLNIEKGEMTAIMGPSGSGKSTLLAILGCLDVPTSGAYSLDGVNVENMTDDQLAGVRSQKIGFVFQQFNLLARTTALDNVMLPLIYSGVTGRERRKRAEGALDKVGLGDRMHHRPNELSGGQQQRVAIARALANNPAILLADEPTGALDSKTGTEIIKLFQDLHRDFGQTVIYVTHDPFIARHTERVIRMADGQVVADERIEKPLAAGAPRPSEVALAADAGR; encoded by the coding sequence ATGATCGAAATCGAAAACGTCACCAAAATTTATCAGATGGGCGAAACCGAAGTGCGCGCCCTCGACGGCGTGCGCCTGAACATCGAGAAGGGCGAGATGACGGCCATCATGGGGCCGAGCGGTTCCGGCAAAAGCACCCTGCTGGCCATCCTCGGTTGCCTCGACGTGCCGACCAGCGGCGCGTACAGCCTCGACGGCGTCAACGTCGAAAACATGACCGACGATCAGTTGGCCGGAGTCCGCAGTCAGAAAATCGGCTTTGTCTTTCAGCAGTTCAACCTGCTGGCCCGGACGACGGCGCTCGACAATGTGATGTTGCCGTTGATCTACAGCGGCGTGACCGGGCGCGAGCGGCGCAAGCGAGCCGAAGGGGCGCTGGACAAAGTGGGACTGGGCGACCGGATGCACCACCGGCCCAATGAACTTTCCGGCGGCCAGCAACAGCGGGTGGCAATCGCCCGCGCCCTGGCCAACAACCCGGCCATCCTGCTGGCCGACGAGCCGACCGGCGCGCTCGACAGCAAGACCGGAACCGAGATCATCAAGCTCTTTCAGGACTTGCACCGCGACTTCGGCCAAACCGTCATTTACGTGACACACGATCCCTTCATCGCCCGCCACACGGAGCGCGTCATCCGCATGGCCGACGGCCAGGTGGTGGCCGACGAGCGCATCGAAAAGCCGCTGGCCGCCGGCGCGCCGAGGCCGAGCGAAGTAGCGTTGGCGGCGGATGCCGGTCGTTAG
- a CDS encoding efflux RND transporter periplasmic adaptor subunit, giving the protein MKARTFWILGGVVVVAALVTAAVLPVVQRNQAQTTSSVTTGTVTTVTAVSSVESSGSVEALQSDSLFWKTTGNVATVNVEEGDMVKAGEVLMTVDPATAPQNVILAQSDLINAQNALDDLLHPANTAVANAQKAVADAQDAFDKAKRDLKSVENPAGQSLYDAVDDTKLALDTATANRQLADNSADVQAYYTAVANTDAAFRRYQDAQARYDESNNKTELLNRLEQARATYESALSQQQTLELRINTDKANKEDTAEEAQVKYEDAVANLNSALLGPDANKLAIAKAKVAVAEANLAEAQDKLDQLLNGADPDDIAAAEARVLAAQATANSLTLIVPFDGEVLAVNYQPGDSVSQAQAAVVLANRSQLHVEVSVDETDVSQIAVGDHVTVTLDPLPDLILNGEVSQISRYGVSVQGLVKYTVRVDLAGAGSQVLIGMTANANIVTDTVEGALAVPLDAVQLDDDGEFVNRLNADGTTERVNVVSGDVQDELVIIAGPLQSGESVQIVKPQPTSGGSPFGPG; this is encoded by the coding sequence ATGAAAGCGCGAACATTTTGGATTCTAGGCGGGGTGGTGGTTGTGGCCGCATTGGTGACAGCCGCCGTCTTGCCCGTTGTGCAACGAAATCAGGCCCAGACCACGTCGAGCGTAACAACCGGAACGGTGACGACTGTCACCGCAGTATCCTCTGTCGAATCATCGGGATCGGTGGAAGCTTTGCAGTCCGACTCATTGTTCTGGAAGACGACGGGCAACGTGGCGACCGTCAACGTAGAAGAGGGCGACATGGTGAAAGCGGGTGAGGTGCTGATGACGGTTGACCCGGCCACTGCGCCCCAAAACGTGATCCTGGCCCAGTCCGATCTCATCAACGCCCAAAACGCTTTGGATGATTTACTGCATCCCGCCAACACGGCGGTTGCCAACGCCCAAAAAGCGGTGGCTGACGCGCAGGATGCGTTCGACAAGGCAAAGCGAGATTTGAAGTCTGTTGAGAATCCCGCCGGCCAAAGCCTGTACGACGCCGTTGACGACACCAAACTGGCGCTGGACACCGCAACTGCCAACCGCCAATTGGCCGACAACAGCGCCGACGTGCAGGCCTACTACACCGCCGTCGCCAACACCGACGCCGCCTTTCGGCGCTACCAGGATGCGCAGGCCAGGTACGACGAGAGCAACAACAAGACTGAGTTGTTAAACCGCCTGGAGCAGGCGCGGGCAACTTACGAGTCGGCGCTCTCGCAACAGCAAACGCTTGAATTGCGAATCAACACCGACAAGGCCAACAAAGAAGACACGGCGGAAGAGGCCCAAGTCAAATACGAAGACGCCGTCGCCAATCTCAACTCTGCCCTGCTCGGCCCGGATGCCAACAAGCTGGCGATTGCCAAAGCCAAAGTGGCCGTGGCCGAAGCCAATTTGGCCGAGGCCCAGGACAAACTCGACCAACTGCTCAACGGCGCCGACCCCGACGACATCGCGGCGGCAGAAGCCAGAGTGCTGGCCGCTCAGGCCACGGCCAACTCGCTGACTCTGATTGTCCCGTTTGACGGCGAAGTGCTGGCCGTCAATTACCAGCCCGGCGACTCGGTTTCGCAGGCGCAGGCGGCTGTCGTGCTGGCGAACCGTTCACAGTTGCACGTGGAGGTGTCGGTGGACGAGACCGACGTGAGCCAGATCGCCGTCGGCGACCACGTCACCGTTACTCTTGATCCGCTTCCCGACTTGATCCTGAACGGCGAAGTGTCGCAAATCTCGCGCTACGGCGTGAGCGTGCAAGGGCTGGTGAAGTATACCGTGCGCGTAGACCTTGCCGGGGCCGGCTCGCAAGTGCTGATCGGCATGACGGCCAACGCCAATATCGTCACCGACACGGTCGAAGGCGCGCTGGCCGTGCCGCTCGATGCAGTGCAGTTGGACGACGACGGCGAGTTTGTCAATCGCCTCAACGCGGATGGCACGACCGAGCGGGTGAACGTGGTGAGCGGCGACGTGCAAGATGAACTGGTCATCATCGCCGGCCCGCTTCAATCCGGCGAGTCAGTGCAAATTGTCAAACCCCAGCCGACGAGCGGCGGGTCGCCTTTTGGGCCGGGATAG
- a CDS encoding response regulator transcription factor — MSKTILVIDDEPKIVEICRDYLTAAGFAVITANDGLKGLALARKERPDLIVLDGMMPQMDGLDVIRELRRESQTPIIMLTARVEESDKLVGLELGADDYITKPFSPRELVARTRTVLRRAAGSAATAEVIRAGDLTLDRARYVAAWPDHEVALTPTEFEILAALAGQPGRIFSRAQLLTIARGVAFESYERAIDSHIRNLRRKLEPGEYIFTVHGVGYKFAE; from the coding sequence ATGTCGAAAACCATCCTCGTGATTGACGACGAACCCAAGATTGTCGAAATCTGCCGCGACTACCTGACTGCCGCCGGGTTCGCCGTCATCACCGCGAACGACGGACTCAAAGGGCTGGCCCTGGCCCGCAAAGAACGGCCCGACCTCATCGTGCTGGATGGCATGATGCCCCAGATGGACGGCCTGGACGTGATCCGCGAATTGCGCCGCGAGTCTCAGACGCCCATCATCATGCTCACCGCCCGCGTGGAAGAAAGCGACAAGCTCGTCGGCCTCGAACTTGGCGCGGACGATTACATCACCAAACCCTTCAGCCCGCGTGAACTGGTGGCGCGGACGCGCACTGTTCTGCGCCGCGCCGCCGGTTCAGCCGCCACCGCCGAAGTCATCCGCGCCGGCGACCTGACCCTCGACCGCGCCCGCTACGTGGCCGCCTGGCCCGACCATGAAGTGGCGCTCACCCCCACCGAATTTGAAATCCTGGCCGCACTCGCCGGCCAGCCGGGCCGAATCTTCTCTCGCGCTCAACTGCTCACCATCGCCAGAGGCGTGGCCTTCGAGAGCTACGAGCGGGCCATTGATTCGCACATTCGCAACTTGCGCCGCAAACTGGAACCGGGAGAGTACATCTTCACCGTGCATGGCGTGGGTTACAAATTTGCAGAATGA
- a CDS encoding ABC transporter permease translates to MNFSENFRIALRALTANKMRSALTMLGIIIGVGAVVALMAIGNGATASITGEVQGIGSNLLTIMPGVREAGPQAQTTTAFMYYSDYEVLAANLKNVDYVVPTFQGRATVTQNKESVSVNVNATTPDFAPARAYEVAYGRFLTEADRNSAARAAVLGSQTATDLFGSLNPVGRTIKIDGVIFKVVGVLESKGASGFINEDEIIMVPLETGYEKLFGSTAAVNGKLRLSTVTISASSPEAISDVTVQAERLLRREHRLKPADALDFSILSQSSILSTLTAITTTLTVFLGAIAGISLLVGGIGIMNIMLVSVTERTREIGLRKAVGAKRSVILLQFLVETLVLSLLGGVLGIGLGWGIAALVEAANLIAATVTLDSVLMAFSFSAAVGIFFGLYPAYRASRLRPIEALRYE, encoded by the coding sequence ATGAACTTCTCAGAAAACTTCCGTATTGCCTTGCGGGCATTAACCGCTAACAAAATGCGCTCGGCCCTGACGATGCTGGGCATCATCATTGGCGTTGGCGCAGTCGTAGCCCTGATGGCAATTGGCAACGGGGCAACCGCCAGCATCACCGGCGAAGTGCAAGGCATCGGCTCGAACCTGCTGACCATTATGCCCGGCGTGCGCGAAGCAGGCCCGCAAGCTCAGACCACCACCGCGTTCATGTACTACTCCGACTACGAAGTGCTGGCCGCCAACCTGAAGAACGTGGACTACGTCGTGCCGACGTTTCAGGGGCGGGCGACGGTGACCCAGAACAAAGAAAGCGTCAGCGTCAACGTCAACGCCACCACGCCCGACTTCGCCCCGGCCCGCGCTTACGAAGTGGCATACGGCCGCTTCCTCACCGAAGCCGATCGGAACAGCGCGGCGCGTGCCGCCGTGCTCGGCTCGCAAACCGCCACAGACCTGTTTGGCTCGCTCAACCCGGTGGGGCGGACGATTAAAATTGACGGCGTCATCTTCAAAGTGGTCGGCGTGCTGGAGTCCAAAGGCGCGTCCGGCTTCATCAACGAAGACGAGATCATCATGGTTCCGCTGGAGACCGGCTACGAAAAGCTATTCGGCTCGACAGCCGCCGTCAACGGCAAACTGCGCCTCAGCACCGTCACCATCTCGGCCTCCAGCCCCGAAGCCATCAGCGACGTGACGGTGCAGGCCGAGCGCCTCTTGCGCCGCGAGCACCGCCTCAAGCCCGCCGACGCTCTCGACTTCTCCATCCTCAGTCAAAGCTCGATACTCTCGACGCTCACGGCCATCACCACCACCCTCACCGTTTTCCTCGGCGCAATTGCCGGCATCTCCCTGCTCGTCGGCGGCATCGGCATCATGAACATCATGCTCGTCTCCGTCACCGAGCGCACCCGCGAAATCGGTTTGCGGAAAGCAGTGGGCGCCAAACGAAGCGTCATCCTGCTTCAATTCCTGGTCGAGACGTTGGTGCTCAGTCTGCTGGGCGGCGTGCTGGGGATCGGGCTGGGGTGGGGCATCGCCGCTTTAGTAGAGGCGGCCAACCTCATCGCCGCCACTGTCACCCTCGACTCGGTCCTCATGGCCTTCAGCTTCTCGGCGGCAGTCGGCATCTTCTTCGGCCTCTACCCGGCCTACCGTGCCTCGCGCCTGCGGCCCATCGAAGCCTTGCGCTACGAATAA
- a CDS encoding HAMP domain-containing protein, giving the protein MTHSLDPHHSARHIRRRLFTLLMQAFGTVVLLTVLILAVMIVFVVGQALEGGAGFMPDQGRQAEAYYLGRGSWLGVEALVSKESGISEFGWERMILLDEEGRVLLDGGKTNTSRVGQIYPFNARAPRFSLVAGGEQIGALVIERINFGLPLGVLGGLALPVGVISFFTGVLTLLIGFMLARRVVTPLADVIAAAHAVADGDLSTRVQVGGPGDLRSLSDSFNRMAGSLERNDRERRDLLADIAHELRTPLTVMRGKLEGIVDGVYPADDSHIAPVLEETYLLERLVEDLRLLTLAESGQLHFDQQQVDLSELARQAADLFAAEASEKGVALTVEADSGLPAVSADSQRVSQVIGNLISNALRYVPKGGRVAITARGVAGGVELAVSDNGPGVPEADLPRLFDRFWRGEKSRSRAAGGAGLGLAIARQLVEAQGGAISANNVSGGGLRVAFILQ; this is encoded by the coding sequence ATGACTCACTCCCTCGACCCCCACCACTCCGCCCGCCACATCCGCCGCCGCCTCTTCACGCTCCTCATGCAGGCCTTCGGCACGGTGGTTCTGCTTACCGTTCTAATTTTGGCGGTCATGATCGTGTTCGTCGTCGGCCAGGCCCTCGAGGGCGGTGCGGGTTTCATGCCCGACCAGGGAAGACAGGCCGAAGCCTATTACCTGGGCCGGGGCAGTTGGCTGGGTGTAGAGGCGCTGGTGTCAAAGGAAAGCGGCATTTCCGAGTTTGGCTGGGAGCGCATGATACTGCTTGACGAAGAAGGGCGGGTACTGCTCGATGGCGGCAAAACCAACACCTCACGAGTCGGGCAAATCTACCCATTCAACGCCCGCGCCCCGCGCTTCTCGCTGGTTGCCGGCGGCGAGCAAATCGGGGCGCTGGTGATCGAGCGCATAAATTTTGGCCTGCCGTTGGGCGTGTTGGGCGGCCTGGCCCTGCCGGTCGGCGTCATCTCGTTTTTCACCGGCGTCCTCACCCTCCTCATCGGCTTCATGCTCGCCCGCCGCGTGGTCACGCCGCTGGCCGACGTGATCGCGGCGGCTCATGCTGTGGCCGACGGCGATCTTTCCACTCGGGTGCAGGTGGGCGGCCCCGGCGACCTGCGGAGCCTCAGCGATTCCTTCAACCGCATGGCCGGCTCGTTGGAGCGCAATGACCGCGAGCGCCGCGACCTGCTGGCCGACATCGCTCACGAACTTCGCACCCCGCTCACCGTCATGCGCGGCAAACTCGAAGGTATCGTGGACGGCGTCTACCCCGCCGACGACTCGCACATCGCCCCCGTGCTTGAAGAAACGTATCTCCTTGAACGGCTGGTCGAAGATTTGCGCCTGCTCACCCTGGCCGAGTCGGGCCAACTGCATTTTGATCAGCAACAGGTGGACTTGAGTGAACTGGCCCGGCAGGCCGCCGACTTGTTTGCCGCTGAAGCTTCTGAAAAAGGCGTCGCACTCACCGTGGAAGCCGACTCTGGTTTACCAGCCGTCTCTGCCGATTCCCAGCGTGTGTCGCAAGTGATTGGCAACCTGATCAGCAATGCGCTTCGCTACGTTCCAAAAGGAGGCCGGGTGGCGATCACGGCCCGGGGCGTGGCTGGCGGCGTTGAATTGGCCGTGAGCGACAACGGCCCCGGCGTGCCAGAGGCCGATCTGCCCCGGTTGTTTGATCGCTTCTGGCGGGGAGAAAAATCCCGGTCACGAGCGGCGGGCGGGGCCGGGTTGGGGCTGGCGATTGCCCGCCAGCTCGTCGAAGCCCAGGGCGGCGCGATTTCAGCGAACAATGTTTCAGGTGGCGGTCTGCGTGTGGCATTCATATTGCAGTGA